Proteins from one Terriglobus tenax genomic window:
- a CDS encoding YqaA family protein, producing the protein MSLQAAHPHRGLLQLVAGMGMAGLFLLATLDSSFIPLPIPGATDLLLVILAARHHAWLGISVVASAGAMVGGGMTYHLGKAGGMRALEKYVPKKYLKDITSWTEKRGFLAVAVPALLPPPVPLTPFLIAAGVLRVPQKKFYAAFALSRMIRYGLAAWLGYRYGRPILHVWTKFSREWSMPLLIALWAVIIVASAWGIYKLIKRVRSEAHEHISA; encoded by the coding sequence ATGAGCCTGCAGGCCGCCCATCCGCATCGTGGATTACTCCAACTGGTTGCAGGGATGGGGATGGCAGGTCTGTTCCTGCTGGCGACACTGGACTCATCGTTCATCCCGCTGCCGATTCCAGGCGCAACCGATCTCCTTCTGGTGATTCTTGCGGCACGGCACCATGCGTGGCTCGGGATCTCTGTGGTCGCTTCGGCGGGCGCCATGGTGGGTGGCGGCATGACCTACCACCTGGGCAAAGCGGGCGGAATGCGTGCTCTCGAAAAATACGTCCCAAAGAAGTATCTGAAGGACATCACCAGTTGGACAGAGAAAAGGGGCTTTCTGGCCGTGGCCGTGCCGGCTCTGCTGCCGCCCCCTGTGCCGCTGACCCCTTTCCTGATCGCGGCAGGAGTTCTGAGGGTTCCCCAGAAAAAGTTCTATGCCGCCTTTGCCCTGAGCCGGATGATCCGGTATGGATTGGCCGCATGGCTTGGCTACCGCTACGGCCGTCCCATTCTGCATGTATGGACAAAATTTTCCCGGGAATGGTCCATGCCCCTGCTGATTGCTCTCTGGGCGGTCATCATCGTCGCGTCCGCATGGGGCATCTACAAGCTGATCAAGCGCGTACGCAGCGAGGCACACGAACACATCTCCGCCTAG
- the dprA gene encoding DNA-processing protein DprA has protein sequence MTDARLAWMALVLTPGMGAIRSWRAMQRLGDAARLLSLPLTGLEGLGLPAASAQFVADGRALTAAEAEIRKTEEAGAAFLTPEDEHYPQRLKEIYDPPAVLWMRGDPTILNLPGIAVVGTRHPSTYGQGMAELLSRDLAARGLVIQSGMARGVDTAAHKGAMLAGGKTVAVWGTGVDVIYPKENKRLAEEILEKGGAILSEYPLGTFPAPQNFPVRNRILSGMSVGVLVVEAGEYSGTRVTARCAIDQGRDVYAVPGNVTNKNAWGPNTLIKQGAALTATWEDIWEGLPSHVRVQLAAGDESSPGGAASLFPEDSPQSAGRLAGLGEQELEVLGALTMDNALQLDELIEKLEGSLGSAEIFAALFELELAGQVRQLPGKNYVRVMV, from the coding sequence ATGACTGACGCCCGTCTGGCGTGGATGGCACTGGTGTTGACCCCAGGGATGGGAGCGATCCGTAGCTGGCGCGCCATGCAGCGCCTTGGAGACGCTGCGCGGCTGCTGAGCCTGCCGCTGACCGGGTTGGAGGGGCTGGGCCTGCCTGCGGCCTCGGCACAGTTTGTCGCCGATGGCCGCGCACTGACCGCAGCCGAGGCGGAGATTCGCAAAACGGAGGAGGCCGGAGCGGCCTTCCTGACGCCGGAGGATGAGCACTATCCGCAGCGGCTGAAAGAGATTTATGACCCGCCCGCGGTGCTGTGGATGCGGGGCGATCCCACGATTCTGAACCTGCCGGGCATTGCCGTGGTGGGAACACGGCACCCTTCGACCTATGGGCAGGGCATGGCGGAATTATTGAGCCGCGACCTGGCGGCGCGAGGTCTGGTGATCCAGAGCGGCATGGCCCGCGGAGTGGATACGGCCGCGCACAAGGGGGCGATGCTGGCCGGTGGAAAGACGGTGGCCGTGTGGGGAACCGGGGTGGATGTGATCTACCCGAAGGAGAACAAGCGGCTGGCGGAGGAGATACTGGAGAAGGGCGGTGCGATCCTGAGTGAGTACCCGCTTGGGACCTTTCCCGCACCGCAGAACTTTCCGGTCCGGAACCGGATTTTGAGCGGGATGAGCGTGGGTGTACTGGTGGTGGAGGCCGGGGAGTATTCCGGCACGCGGGTAACGGCCCGGTGCGCCATTGACCAGGGGCGGGATGTCTACGCGGTGCCGGGTAACGTGACCAATAAGAACGCCTGGGGGCCGAACACGCTGATCAAACAGGGAGCGGCGCTAACTGCAACATGGGAAGACATTTGGGAGGGTTTGCCGAGCCATGTCCGGGTGCAATTAGCGGCCGGGGATGAATCTTCACCGGGGGGAGCCGCATCCTTATTCCCCGAAGACAGCCCACAGAGTGCAGGAAGGCTGGCAGGGTTGGGGGAGCAGGAGCTTGAGGTGCTCGGCGCTCTGACCATGGACAATGCCCTTCAACTGGATGAACTGATTGAAAAGCTGGAAGGATCGCTTGGTTCGGCCGAGATTTTTGCGGCATTGTTTGAGTTGGAATTAGCAGGGCAGGTGCGGCAATTACCGGGCAAGAACTACGTCCGTGTGATGGTCTGA
- a CDS encoding tetratricopeptide repeat protein: MMRWSLMSVRNVVASVAAVCVLAISQSGWSQTYHTNPLNLDPTVREGFQAFYNLDYDTALQRFDKVQEAHQDDPMAVGYQLLVTLYRELYRQDLLDTTYYAHDSFIFNKRETNVSPAARQRIEELTSKAVDLADRRLKANPRDKDALFARGYARGMHASFATLVDHSFTKAAKEGLSSRSDSEDVLKIDPQYVDAKMAMGIQQFAVASLPRFVRIMVGVFGVGGNKEKGLDMLRDCAAHGTVTSVESRTALSLFLRHDGRYAEALGVTQTLVTQYPHDYLFRLEEANLLKDGGTGMRAVESYRTVIADANKKGYFNEPRLHMAYYGMAEAERGQNLVQNAADHYLAAASTNGVSDWVKKRAELNAGQMLDLLGRRADAVRQYQLASAPVGDQTQADDARKYLKKPFTGK, translated from the coding sequence ATGATGAGATGGAGTCTGATGAGCGTGCGCAACGTGGTGGCAAGTGTAGCAGCGGTATGTGTCCTGGCGATATCGCAGTCCGGGTGGTCGCAGACCTATCACACCAACCCATTGAATCTTGATCCGACGGTACGGGAAGGGTTCCAGGCGTTCTACAACCTGGACTACGATACCGCTTTGCAGCGGTTCGACAAGGTTCAGGAGGCGCACCAGGACGACCCGATGGCTGTCGGGTACCAGTTGCTGGTCACGCTGTACCGCGAGCTGTACCGGCAGGACCTGCTGGACACGACGTATTACGCGCACGACAGCTTTATCTTCAACAAGCGTGAGACCAATGTGAGCCCGGCGGCGCGGCAGCGGATTGAAGAGCTGACCAGCAAGGCTGTGGACCTCGCCGATCGCCGTCTCAAGGCGAATCCCCGGGACAAGGACGCCCTGTTTGCGCGCGGCTATGCCCGGGGAATGCATGCTTCGTTTGCGACGCTGGTGGACCACTCCTTTACCAAGGCGGCGAAAGAGGGGCTATCGTCCCGTTCGGACTCTGAGGATGTGCTGAAGATCGATCCGCAGTACGTGGACGCGAAGATGGCGATGGGGATTCAGCAGTTTGCCGTGGCCAGCCTGCCTCGCTTTGTCCGGATTATGGTGGGTGTGTTCGGTGTGGGCGGCAACAAGGAAAAAGGGCTGGATATGCTTCGCGACTGCGCGGCGCATGGCACGGTGACCAGCGTGGAGTCCCGCACGGCGCTCAGCCTTTTTCTACGGCACGATGGCCGCTATGCCGAGGCACTGGGGGTAACGCAGACCCTGGTGACGCAGTATCCGCATGACTACCTGTTCCGGCTGGAAGAAGCCAACCTGCTGAAGGATGGCGGCACCGGCATGCGCGCCGTGGAGTCCTACCGTACGGTGATTGCCGATGCGAACAAGAAGGGCTACTTCAATGAGCCGCGGCTGCACATGGCGTACTACGGCATGGCCGAGGCCGAGCGCGGGCAGAACCTGGTTCAGAATGCGGCGGACCACTACCTGGCCGCGGCATCGACCAATGGCGTCAGCGACTGGGTGAAGAAGCGTGCGGAGCTCAACGCGGGCCAGATGCTGGACTTGCTGGGGCGTCGCGCGGACGCCGTGCGGCAGTATCAACTGGCGTCAGCCCCGGTGGGCGACCAGACGCAGGCCGACGATGCGCGGAAGTATCTGAAGAAGCCGTTCACCGGGAAGTAG
- a CDS encoding menaquinone biosynthetic enzyme MqnA/MqnD family protein: MGRLRISAISFLNPAPLLYDFEHSPKRDELASRYDIHYTLPSQCARELAEGEADLGLIPIAALGSIPDLLVVPGCTIASLRRVRSIQIVSRVPLDKIRTLAADTSSRSSVAYSKVLFRHFLGTDPEFKPHAPLVDTMLESADAALLIGDPALVASESHPAIEMRADQRLYWYDVADEWTTRTGLPWVAAIWALRGEALPQTDSKLLIDDLTASRDAGMAHIDELVAHWKTRIAVSQPVIRTYLTENIHYVLDDRCIEAMKLFFELAAATGAIPAPPPLRFVE; this comes from the coding sequence GTGGGACGTTTACGCATTTCGGCGATCAGTTTTCTCAATCCCGCTCCCCTGCTGTACGACTTCGAGCACTCTCCGAAGCGCGATGAGCTGGCCAGCCGGTATGACATTCACTACACCCTGCCCTCGCAGTGCGCGCGCGAACTGGCCGAAGGCGAAGCCGACCTTGGCCTGATCCCGATTGCAGCGCTCGGCAGCATTCCAGACCTTCTCGTCGTGCCCGGCTGCACCATCGCCTCCCTCCGCCGCGTGCGCTCCATCCAGATCGTCAGCCGGGTTCCTCTCGACAAGATCAGGACCCTGGCCGCGGACACCTCGTCGCGTTCCTCGGTGGCATACTCCAAGGTGCTCTTCCGTCACTTCCTCGGCACAGACCCCGAGTTCAAACCCCACGCCCCCCTGGTCGACACCATGCTGGAGAGCGCCGACGCCGCCCTTCTGATCGGCGACCCTGCCCTGGTGGCCAGCGAATCGCACCCGGCCATCGAGATGCGCGCGGACCAGCGGCTTTACTGGTATGACGTCGCCGATGAGTGGACCACACGCACCGGCCTGCCCTGGGTAGCCGCCATATGGGCCCTGCGCGGCGAGGCGCTGCCGCAGACCGACTCAAAACTGCTCATCGACGACCTGACGGCCTCACGTGACGCCGGTATGGCCCATATTGACGAGTTGGTGGCGCACTGGAAGACACGCATCGCCGTCTCCCAGCCGGTCATCCGCACCTACCTGACCGAGAACATCCATTACGTGCTGGACGACCGCTGCATTGAAGCCATGAAGCTCTTCTTTGAGCTGGCCGCGGCCACCGGAGCCATCCCCGCCCCGCCTCCGCTGCGGTTCGTCGAATAA